In the genome of Tropicibacter oceani, one region contains:
- the prfA gene encoding peptide chain release factor 1: MIPSDRLHQIKERLEYVEARMSTGQGDIAELGREYSELKPVVTKIEEWEQLVADLAEAESMLSDPEMKELAEEELPTLRARLPQVERAVQLALLPRDAADARPAVLEIRPGTGGDEAALFAGDLARMYQRYAEGRGWKWEVIEEQLSDLGGLKELVVRIAGDGVFARLKFESGVHRVQRVPETESGGRIHTSAATVAVLPEAQDVDIKIDPNDIRIDTMRSSGAGGQHVNTTDSAVRITHIPSGIVVTSSEKSQHRNREIAMQVLRARLYDAERQKIDNERASDRKSQVGTGDRSERIRTYNFPQGRMTDHRIGLTLYRLDQIMQGDLDEIIDALISEHQAGLLAEMEH; encoded by the coding sequence ATGATCCCAAGTGACCGACTGCATCAGATCAAGGAACGGCTGGAATACGTCGAGGCCCGCATGTCCACGGGGCAGGGCGATATTGCCGAACTGGGCCGCGAATATTCCGAGCTCAAACCCGTTGTGACCAAGATCGAGGAATGGGAACAGCTGGTGGCCGACCTGGCCGAAGCCGAATCCATGCTCTCTGACCCCGAGATGAAGGAACTGGCCGAGGAAGAGCTGCCAACCCTGCGCGCCCGTCTGCCGCAGGTCGAGCGCGCCGTGCAACTGGCGCTGCTGCCACGCGATGCGGCCGATGCGCGCCCGGCAGTTCTGGAAATCCGGCCCGGCACCGGCGGCGACGAGGCAGCGCTGTTTGCCGGTGATCTGGCGCGCATGTACCAGCGCTATGCCGAAGGGCGCGGCTGGAAATGGGAAGTCATCGAAGAACAGCTGAGCGATCTGGGCGGGCTCAAGGAACTGGTGGTGCGCATTGCCGGTGACGGCGTCTTTGCCCGGCTGAAATTCGAATCCGGCGTGCACCGGGTGCAGCGCGTGCCCGAAACCGAAAGCGGCGGGCGCATTCATACCTCGGCGGCGACCGTGGCGGTACTGCCCGAGGCGCAGGACGTCGACATCAAGATCGACCCGAACGACATCCGCATCGACACCATGCGCAGTTCCGGCGCGGGCGGTCAGCACGTCAACACCACGGATTCGGCGGTGCGCATCACCCATATCCCGTCGGGGATCGTGGTGACGTCGTCTGAAAAGTCCCAGCACCGCAACCGCGAGATCGCCATGCAGGTGCTGCGCGCCCGGCTTTACGATGCCGAACGGCAGAAAATCGACAACGAACGCGCCTCGGACCGCAAAAGCCAGGTCGGTACCGGCGATCGCAGCGAACGCATCCGCACCTACAACTTTCCGCAGGGCCGCATGACCGATCACCGCATCGGGCTGACCCTGTACCGGCTGGATCAGATCATGCAAGGCGATCTGGATGAAATCATCGACGCGCTGATCTCGGAACAT
- a CDS encoding DUF1499 domain-containing protein has translation MIFLTILFVAIGLLAWIRLAPSDPAVWHVDPMVTADQDLAGGVRRRIPATEGAFEQLNGIILATPRTDVLAGTPAEGRVTYVTRSQWMGFPDYTTVQQNDGQLEIWGRLRFGTTDMGVNRARVDGWLEQLRAAQAEG, from the coding sequence ATGATCTTCCTGACGATCCTCTTTGTGGCTATCGGCCTGCTGGCCTGGATACGCCTGGCCCCGTCGGACCCGGCAGTCTGGCACGTGGACCCCATGGTGACCGCCGATCAGGACCTGGCTGGCGGTGTGCGCCGCCGCATCCCCGCGACCGAAGGCGCGTTTGAACAGCTGAACGGCATCATCCTGGCCACGCCGCGCACCGATGTGCTGGCCGGAACCCCAGCCGAAGGGCGCGTGACCTATGTGACGCGCAGCCAGTGGATGGGCTTTCCCGATTACACCACCGTCCAGCAGAACGATGGCCAGCTTGAAATCTGGGGGCGTCTGCGCTTTGGCACCACTGACATGGGCGTGAACCGCGCGCGGGTCGATGGCTGGCTGGAGCAGTTGCGCGCCGCGCAGGCAGAGGGTTGA
- the speB gene encoding agmatinase — MALEDAKKQIDHAFTREDLKGPSFENVFAGAPSFLRRRYTKDLSGADIAVTGLPFDQAVTNRPGTRLGPRAIREASLLQPCDAPYGWGYDVLSDFAIADYGDMAFDYAMPSEVPAKIEAHVGGILATDTACIALGGDHSVTLGCLRAHAKVHGPLSVIQFDAHTDTWADDDAARVDHGTFMYKAVKEGLVVPERSVQIGIRTDNPDPIGFNILDARAVHAKGLEEIAAQAREIVGSNPCYLTFDIDALDPAFAPGTGTPVWGGMSSAQAAMILRALAGINLTGGDVVEVSPPFDHMAITAIAGAHVATELLCLWGWTRR; from the coding sequence TTTGCCGGTGCGCCGTCGTTCCTGCGCCGCCGCTATACCAAGGACCTGAGCGGTGCCGATATTGCCGTGACCGGCCTGCCGTTCGACCAGGCGGTCACCAACCGCCCCGGCACGCGTCTGGGACCGCGCGCAATCCGCGAGGCGTCGCTTTTGCAGCCCTGCGATGCGCCTTATGGCTGGGGCTATGACGTGCTGAGCGACTTTGCCATCGCCGACTATGGCGATATGGCCTTTGACTATGCCATGCCCTCCGAAGTGCCCGCCAAAATCGAGGCCCATGTCGGCGGCATCCTGGCGACGGATACCGCCTGCATCGCGCTGGGCGGTGATCATTCGGTGACGCTGGGCTGTCTGCGCGCCCATGCCAAGGTGCATGGTCCGCTGTCGGTGATCCAGTTCGATGCCCATACCGATACCTGGGCCGATGATGATGCGGCCCGCGTCGATCACGGCACCTTCATGTACAAGGCGGTGAAAGAGGGGCTGGTCGTGCCCGAACGCTCGGTCCAGATCGGGATTCGCACCGACAACCCGGACCCCATCGGGTTCAACATCCTGGACGCGCGCGCCGTCCATGCCAAGGGCCTCGAGGAGATCGCCGCACAGGCGCGCGAGATCGTCGGCAGCAACCCCTGTTACCTGACCTTCGACATCGACGCGCTGGACCCGGCCTTTGCCCCGGGCACCGGCACGCCGGTCTGGGGCGGGATGAGCAGCGCCCAGGCGGCCATGATCCTGCGCGCCCTGGCCGGCATCAACCTGACCGGCGGCGATGTGGTCGAGGTGTCCCCGCCGTTCGACCACATGGCCATCACCGCCATCGCGGGGGCCCATGTGGCCACGGAATTGCTGTGCCTTTGGGGGTGGACACGGCGGTAA